One stretch of Tachysurus fulvidraco isolate hzauxx_2018 chromosome 12, HZAU_PFXX_2.0, whole genome shotgun sequence DNA includes these proteins:
- the gdf3 gene encoding protein DVR-1 isoform X2, which translates to MYKQAERKRVHTSDTCTVPEYGVRGNIVRYVMDQGRVIAGSSIGCPTCVEHHLYFNMSVLEDVEQLSLAQLEIKFKQDSFPASRTDITFNMHVYRVLRSALKGMAHESSRRLLISQSVQVTPGTIRFNLTDLAESWRRKGKNYGMVMALQATRFSNELDQVSDVELSYQGHVEMPQLMASLVVVSLNPQQCRSRKKRSAYYLPVTPSNVCKPRRLYIDFKDVGWQDWIIAPQGYVANYCHGECPFPLSESLNGTNHAILQTLVHSFDPKGTPQPCCVPIKLSPISMLYYDNNDNVVLRHYEDMVVDECGCR; encoded by the exons ATGTACAAGCAGGCTGAGAGAAAGCGCGTGCACACGTCAGACACATGCACAGTCCCAGAGTATGGAGTAAGAGGAAACATTGTCAGATATGTGATGGACCAAG GCAGGGTGATTGCTGGTTCCAGTATTGGTTGTCCCACGTGCGTGGAGCATCATTTGTACTTTAATATGTCTGTTCTGGAGGATGTTGAGCAGCTCTCTTTAGCCCAGTTGGAAATAAAGTTCAAACAGGACTCGTTTCCTGCGTCACGCACAGACATCACCTTCAACATGCACGTCTATAGAGTTTTAAGGAGCGCGTTAAAAGGTATGGCTCATGAATCCAGCCGCAGGCTTCTAATCTCACAGTCTGTTCAGGTCACCCCAGGGACTATTCGCTTTAACCTGACCGATCTGGCCGAGTCGTGGAGAAGAAAAGGTAAAAACTATGGCATGGTGATGGCATTGCAGGCCACTCGTTTCAGCAACGAGCTGGACCAGGTCAGTGATGTGGAACTCTCGTATCAGGGTCACGTGGAGATGCCGCAGCTGATGGCGTCGCTTGTGGTCGTTTCTCTGAACCCCCAGCAGTGCAGATCACGTAAGAAGCGCAGCGCGTATTATTTACCCGTCACTCCCAGCAACGTGTGCAAACCCAGACGCCTCTACATCGACTTTAAAGATGTGGGTTGGCAGGACTGGATCATCGCGCCCCAAGGATACGTGGCTAATTACTGCCACGGTGAATGCCCCTTTCCTCTGAGCGAGAGCTTGAACGGGACAAACCACGCCATTCTGCAGACATTGGTGCACTCATTTGACCCGAAAGGAACTCCTCAGCCATGCTGCGTTCCCATCAAACTGTCTCCCATCTCCATGCTGTACTACGATAATAATGACAATGTGGTGCTCAGGCATTATGAGGACATGGTAGTGGATGAATGTGGTTGTAGATAA
- the bmp2a gene encoding bone morphogenetic protein 2 — MVPVFALLIAQLFFGGCSGLLPEIGRRKNSSYLSQGALDAFELRLLTMFGLKQRPSPSKSAVVPQYMLDLFTTYSANNAEQKQHKAKSTVGRSADRSASRANTVRSFQHDESTEELSHHSLKTTQRFLFNLSSIPGEEFVTSAELRIYREQVMTNSSSNSSAGYHRINIHEIIKPALSFKEPITRLLDTRLVQHSLSKWESFDVSPAVLRWTTEGQNNHGFVVEVVHPGTAEGDYKRHVRVSRSLHDSTDSWPQLRPLLVTFSHDGKGHVLHSREKRQARGNKPKKKHKANCRRHSLYVDFSDVGWNDWIVAPPGYHAFYCQGECPFPLADHLNSTNHAIVQTLVNSVNSNVPKACCVPTDLSPISLLYLDEYERVILKNYQDMVVEGCGCR; from the exons ATGGTGCCGGTGTTCGCTTTGCTCATTGCGCAGCTCTTCTTCGGAGGCTGCTCGGGTCTTCTGCCGGAGATCGGGCGCCGGAAGAACAGCTCTTACCTCTCCCAGGGCGCGCTGGACGCTTTCGAACTTCGTCTGCTTACCATGTTCGGGCTGAAGCAAAGGCCGAGCCCGAGCAAGTCAGCAGTGGTGCCTCAGTACATGCTGGATCTTTTTACCACGTATTCAGCCAACAACGCCGAGCAAAAGCAACACAAAGCGAAGAGCACAGTGGGCAGGAGCGCAGACAGATCCGCTAGTCGGGCGAACACAGTACGCAGCTTCCAGCATGATG AATCTACAGAGGAGCTGTCACATCACAGCCTAAAGACGACTCAAAGGTTCCTCTTTAATCTGAGCTCCATCCCAGGAGAGGAGTTTGTCACATCAGCAGAGCTGAGGATTTACAGGGAGCAGGTGATGACGAACAGTAGCAGCAACAGCAGTGCAGGGTACCATCGCATTAACATCCATGAGATCATCAAGCCTGCACTTTCTTTTAAAGAGCCCATCACAAGACTTCTAGACACTAGACTGGTTCAGCACAGCCTGAGCAAGTGGGAGAGCTTTGATGTGAGTCCTGCTGTCTTGCGGTGGACCACGGAGGGTCAAAATAACCACGGCTTTGTGGTGGAGGTGGTTCACCCCGGCACTGCAGAAGGAGACTACAAGAGACATGTCAGAGTCAGCCGGTCGTTGCATGACAGCACAGACTCGTGGCCTCAGTTGAGGCCGCTGCTGGTGACATTCAGCCACGATGGCAAAGGACACGTGCTCCACTCTCGGGAGAAACGACAAGCACGAGGAAACAAGCCAAAGAAGAAACACAAAGCCAACTGCAGGCGGCACTCGCTTTATGTGGACTTCAGCGATGTGGGCTGGAATGACTGGATAGTGGCACCACCAGGCTACCATGCCTTTTACTGCCAAGGAGAGTGTCCTTTCCCTCTGGCAGACCACCTAAACTCCACTAACCATGCTATTGTACAGACACTGGTCAACTCGGTGAATAGTAACGTTCCCAAGGCATGCTGTGTGCCCACAGACCTGAGCCCCATCTCTCTTCTCTATTTAGATGAGTATGAACGAGTGATCCTGAAAAACTACCAGGACATGGTGGTGGAAGGCTGTGGGTGCCGCTGA
- the gdf3 gene encoding protein DVR-1 isoform X1 yields MDVFKFLFLLSSSCIFVSAENTHVQERLFLSSLGLSSRPRASNHGPVPSVLWNMYKQAERKRVHTSDTCTVPEYGVRGNIVRYVMDQGRVIAGSSIGCPTCVEHHLYFNMSVLEDVEQLSLAQLEIKFKQDSFPASRTDITFNMHVYRVLRSALKGMAHESSRRLLISQSVQVTPGTIRFNLTDLAESWRRKGKNYGMVMALQATRFSNELDQVSDVELSYQGHVEMPQLMASLVVVSLNPQQCRSRKKRSAYYLPVTPSNVCKPRRLYIDFKDVGWQDWIIAPQGYVANYCHGECPFPLSESLNGTNHAILQTLVHSFDPKGTPQPCCVPIKLSPISMLYYDNNDNVVLRHYEDMVVDECGCR; encoded by the exons CACGCACGTTCAAGAACGACTGTTTTTAAGTTCTCTCGGGCTTTCAAGTCGTCCCAGAGCGTCAAATCATGGCCCAGTGCCTTCAGTGTTGTGGAACATGTACAAGCAGGCTGAGAGAAAGCGCGTGCACACGTCAGACACATGCACAGTCCCAGAGTATGGAGTAAGAGGAAACATTGTCAGATATGTGATGGACCAAG GCAGGGTGATTGCTGGTTCCAGTATTGGTTGTCCCACGTGCGTGGAGCATCATTTGTACTTTAATATGTCTGTTCTGGAGGATGTTGAGCAGCTCTCTTTAGCCCAGTTGGAAATAAAGTTCAAACAGGACTCGTTTCCTGCGTCACGCACAGACATCACCTTCAACATGCACGTCTATAGAGTTTTAAGGAGCGCGTTAAAAGGTATGGCTCATGAATCCAGCCGCAGGCTTCTAATCTCACAGTCTGTTCAGGTCACCCCAGGGACTATTCGCTTTAACCTGACCGATCTGGCCGAGTCGTGGAGAAGAAAAGGTAAAAACTATGGCATGGTGATGGCATTGCAGGCCACTCGTTTCAGCAACGAGCTGGACCAGGTCAGTGATGTGGAACTCTCGTATCAGGGTCACGTGGAGATGCCGCAGCTGATGGCGTCGCTTGTGGTCGTTTCTCTGAACCCCCAGCAGTGCAGATCACGTAAGAAGCGCAGCGCGTATTATTTACCCGTCACTCCCAGCAACGTGTGCAAACCCAGACGCCTCTACATCGACTTTAAAGATGTGGGTTGGCAGGACTGGATCATCGCGCCCCAAGGATACGTGGCTAATTACTGCCACGGTGAATGCCCCTTTCCTCTGAGCGAGAGCTTGAACGGGACAAACCACGCCATTCTGCAGACATTGGTGCACTCATTTGACCCGAAAGGAACTCCTCAGCCATGCTGCGTTCCCATCAAACTGTCTCCCATCTCCATGCTGTACTACGATAATAATGACAATGTGGTGCTCAGGCATTATGAGGACATGGTAGTGGATGAATGTGGTTGTAGATAA